From Weissella confusa, a single genomic window includes:
- a CDS encoding LysM peptidoglycan-binding domain-containing protein → MNKMKETALTVAGLASVLVAGQQVVHAASTYTVQNGDTLSELADKFNLTVEDLVKTNKISDANMIFVDQQIEVPASAKVNQADLDSAAASSANSAAANAASAAASEAASSAAAASSVAASEAAASEAAASSAASSAAASSAAASKAAASEAAAAAQQTATPVAVSTAAGSGSVYDQFIAAGGTAALWNAIVMPESGGNPDAVSPNGYRGLGQTKQAWGTGSVATQTAGLVNYAVSRYGSIDGAIQFRLANGWW, encoded by the coding sequence ATGAACAAGATGAAAGAAACAGCATTGACGGTTGCCGGTTTGGCATCAGTATTGGTAGCAGGACAACAAGTTGTTCACGCCGCATCAACATACACTGTACAAAACGGTGATACTTTGTCAGAATTGGCCGACAAGTTTAACTTGACGGTTGAGGACTTGGTTAAGACTAACAAGATCTCAGACGCCAACATGATTTTCGTTGACCAACAAATCGAAGTACCAGCTTCAGCAAAAGTTAACCAAGCTGACTTGGATTCAGCTGCTGCTTCATCAGCTAACTCAGCTGCTGCCAACGCTGCTTCAGCTGCCGCATCAGAAGCTGCTTCATCAGCTGCCGCTGCTTCAAGCGTAGCCGCATCAGAAGCCGCTGCCTCAGAGGCTGCCGCTTCATCAGCTGCATCTTCTGCCGCAGCATCATCAGCTGCCGCATCAAAGGCCGCTGCTTCAGAAGCAGCCGCAGCCGCACAACAAACTGCTACGCCAGTTGCTGTTTCAACGGCAGCCGGATCAGGTTCAGTTTACGACCAATTCATCGCTGCTGGTGGTACTGCAGCATTGTGGAACGCAATCGTTATGCCTGAATCAGGTGGTAACCCTGACGCCGTTTCACCAAACGGTTACCGTGGCTTGGGTCAAACTAAGCAAGCATGGGGAACTGGTTCAGTTGCAACGCAAACTGCTGGTTTGGTTAACTACGCCGTATCACGTTACGGTTCAATCGATGGTGCCATCCAATTCCGTTTGGCTAACGGTTGGTGGTAA
- a CDS encoding cation diffusion facilitator family transporter, translating to MGHEHHHHEFEQNKQAPYLIGIGLNLAFIIGEMIFAKLAGSTVLFADALHSVSDVASLILSWLAVLVFGLKATRKRTYGFHNTTILASAVNAILLLIAVGIIWFEAIVKLINGKSHVDGDIIIWVALVGIVINFLSAYFFAKSGQQEHDLNAKGAYIHLLADAGVSVGVVVSGVLIAFTGWNWIDPIVSVLIGVVIVVSSWDVFKQSLNLLLNGVPAGIDEAGIESYLANHPAVKSVHDLHIWGISTTEAALTAHLGVQESFNDADLDEITQTLKHDYGIAHTTIQTELHTEVNCNSI from the coding sequence ATGGGGCACGAACATCATCATCACGAATTTGAGCAAAACAAGCAAGCGCCATACTTAATTGGAATTGGGTTGAATCTGGCATTTATTATCGGTGAAATGATTTTTGCCAAGCTAGCTGGATCAACTGTCTTGTTTGCGGATGCGTTGCACAGTGTGAGTGACGTGGCATCTTTGATTCTGTCATGGCTCGCAGTGCTTGTGTTTGGTTTGAAAGCAACTCGCAAGCGTACGTATGGTTTTCACAACACAACGATTTTAGCGAGTGCGGTGAACGCCATTCTACTATTGATTGCGGTGGGCATTATTTGGTTTGAGGCAATCGTTAAGTTGATTAACGGTAAAAGCCACGTCGACGGTGACATCATCATCTGGGTCGCGCTGGTTGGTATCGTGATTAACTTCCTATCGGCGTACTTCTTTGCGAAGAGTGGCCAGCAGGAGCACGATTTGAACGCGAAAGGGGCGTACATCCACTTATTGGCCGATGCTGGCGTGTCAGTTGGTGTGGTTGTCTCAGGTGTCCTAATCGCGTTTACGGGCTGGAATTGGATTGATCCAATCGTTTCAGTTCTCATTGGCGTTGTCATCGTGGTCAGTTCGTGGGACGTCTTTAAGCAATCGTTGAACTTGTTGCTTAATGGGGTGCCGGCCGGTATTGATGAAGCGGGGATTGAATCGTACCTAGCCAACCACCCGGCAGTTAAGTCTGTCCATGATTTGCATATTTGGGGTATCTCAACGACTGAAGCAGCGTTAACGGCACATTTAGGGGTGCAGGAGAGCTTTAACGACGCAGACCTAGATGAGATTACGCAAACGCTAAAACACGACTATGGTATCGCGCATACGACGATTCAGACCGAGTTACACACAGAGGTCAACTGCAATAGTATTTAG
- a CDS encoding ArsR/SmtB family transcription factor, with product MTQEQQLISAVAAFYKVLSNESRVQLLDYMVTHPGPVHVSELVERTGISQPNVSKHLAVLLKQQVVTREEVGNRVYYEIYDQHLKQTLEATFEHMKHMLSDQQ from the coding sequence ATGACACAGGAACAACAGCTAATCAGTGCCGTGGCTGCTTTTTACAAGGTGCTCAGTAATGAAAGCCGCGTGCAACTATTGGATTACATGGTGACGCATCCTGGTCCAGTCCATGTGAGCGAGCTAGTTGAGCGGACTGGGATTTCACAGCCGAATGTGTCAAAGCATCTAGCAGTGTTGTTGAAGCAACAAGTGGTGACGCGTGAGGAAGTCGGCAACCGTGTTTACTACGAAATATATGATCAACACCTTAAACAGACGTTAGAAGCAACATTTGAGCACATGAAACATATGTTGTCGGACCAACAGTAG
- a CDS encoding cold-shock protein, with product MEQGTVKWFNADKGFGFLSRESGDDVFVHFSAIQGDGFKSLEEGQAVSFEVQQGDRGLQAANVTKL from the coding sequence ATGGAACAAGGAACAGTAAAGTGGTTTAACGCAGACAAGGGATTCGGTTTCCTTTCACGTGAGTCAGGTGACGATGTATTCGTTCACTTCTCAGCTATCCAAGGTGACGGCTTCAAGTCATTGGAAGAAGGACAAGCTGTATCATTCGAAGTTCAACAAGGTGACCGTGGCTTGCAAGCTGCTAACGTTACTAAGTTGTAA
- a CDS encoding RluA family pseudouridine synthase, with translation MDSWTKQIVLPSDQPAISIKEQLTQWLVPRRIRGNFRMERRVLLNGRYQPTSTILQPGDTLTMTWLPHDFEVATSNYVTDDSHPVDVLFENDDLMVVNKIKGVKTHPNSPGEDGTMMNFAQSYLQAQGKAAYMVHRLDGDTTGALIIAKNPFVVPMLNQMLRDKTIRRTYLAWVRGAINEPSGTITAAIGENPDDNRTRRVDGPNAVPAVTHWAKVHTVYQNTLVRLDLETGRTHQIRLHMQSIGHPLVGDPLYNPTDDYEGGLLLHAASIKIPLPFTNEVKSIGAPLPASFPRNFK, from the coding sequence ATGGATTCTTGGACAAAGCAGATTGTCTTGCCGTCTGATCAACCGGCAATTTCAATTAAAGAACAATTAACACAATGGTTGGTACCACGCCGTATTCGCGGTAATTTCCGCATGGAGCGTCGCGTTTTGTTAAACGGGAGGTATCAGCCAACATCAACGATTCTACAACCAGGAGATACGTTAACGATGACGTGGTTGCCACACGATTTTGAAGTGGCGACATCGAATTATGTGACCGATGACAGCCATCCAGTCGACGTCTTATTTGAGAACGATGATTTAATGGTCGTTAACAAGATCAAAGGGGTGAAGACGCATCCTAATTCACCGGGTGAAGATGGTACGATGATGAATTTCGCGCAATCGTATTTACAAGCTCAAGGAAAGGCTGCCTACATGGTGCATCGACTAGATGGCGATACCACTGGTGCGTTGATTATTGCTAAAAATCCGTTTGTTGTGCCGATGCTGAACCAAATGTTGCGTGACAAGACAATCCGTCGGACATACTTGGCTTGGGTCCGTGGTGCGATTAATGAGCCTTCAGGGACGATTACGGCGGCAATTGGGGAAAACCCCGACGATAACCGAACCCGCCGTGTAGACGGCCCTAACGCAGTTCCTGCAGTGACGCACTGGGCGAAGGTGCACACAGTTTATCAAAACACGCTTGTCCGCTTGGATTTGGAAACGGGGCGCACCCATCAAATTAGGTTACATATGCAATCAATTGGGCATCCGCTAGTCGGTGATCCGCTTTATAATCCAACGGATGACTATGAGGGTGGGTTATTGTTGCATGCGGCTTCAATTAAGATTCCTTTGCCGTTCACGAATGAAGTGAAGTCAATCGGGGCGCCATTACCAGCCTCTTTTCCACGTAATTTTAAATGA
- a CDS encoding CAP domain-containing protein, giving the protein MELKKHYKMYKSGKQLVVAAVAAVAAGVMFAGNQSASADSWQAKSVDQVAAELQQAGNVSNYTIQNGDTVWALATALNMSVEDFSAQYGIANPESIIAGQAVNGQIVVVPVSSEATAVSDADAAASQADEQSAAAASQAAADSAYAASVAAASEAAASQAAADSAYAASVAAAQEAQAESAAAASVAAAQDAQAQTTAVSSDVAQSAAPAQQAPAATPNTPAQTTPSAPVATGSYAEAVNRMNAIRQGAGLAPVTFDAGLASTAQMRANQMAGSVDGSHWSQSYGPEVVAIQFGSGAAAIDAWYNETNMAAAPAHRNWILNSSISRVGFGYDAATGTFVGIAG; this is encoded by the coding sequence ATGGAATTGAAAAAGCACTACAAGATGTATAAGTCAGGTAAGCAATTGGTTGTTGCAGCAGTTGCTGCTGTAGCCGCTGGTGTTATGTTCGCCGGTAACCAATCAGCATCTGCTGATTCATGGCAAGCAAAGTCAGTTGACCAAGTTGCTGCTGAATTACAACAAGCTGGCAACGTTTCAAACTACACAATCCAAAACGGTGACACTGTTTGGGCTTTGGCAACGGCATTGAACATGTCAGTTGAAGACTTCTCAGCACAATATGGTATTGCTAACCCAGAATCGATCATCGCTGGTCAAGCTGTTAACGGCCAAATTGTTGTTGTGCCTGTTTCATCAGAAGCAACGGCTGTTTCAGACGCTGATGCTGCTGCATCACAAGCTGACGAACAATCAGCTGCCGCTGCATCACAAGCCGCTGCTGATTCAGCATACGCCGCTTCAGTAGCTGCAGCCTCAGAAGCAGCCGCATCACAAGCTGCAGCCGATTCAGCATACGCTGCCTCAGTTGCTGCTGCACAAGAAGCACAAGCAGAATCAGCTGCTGCCGCTTCAGTAGCCGCTGCTCAAGATGCACAAGCGCAAACGACGGCTGTTTCATCAGACGTTGCACAATCAGCAGCTCCTGCACAACAAGCACCAGCTGCAACGCCTAACACACCAGCACAAACGACGCCATCAGCACCAGTTGCTACTGGTTCATACGCTGAAGCTGTTAACCGCATGAACGCTATCCGTCAAGGCGCTGGTTTGGCACCCGTAACGTTCGATGCTGGTTTGGCATCAACGGCACAAATGCGTGCTAACCAAATGGCTGGCTCAGTTGACGGTTCACACTGGTCACAATCATACGGTCCTGAAGTTGTTGCTATCCAATTCGGATCAGGCGCAGCTGCAATCGACGCATGGTACAACGAGACCAACATGGCCGCTGCACCAGCTCACCGTAACTGGATCTTGAACTCATCAATTTCACGTGTTGGGTTCGGATACGATGCCGCAACTGGAACGTTCGTTGGTATCGCAGGTTAA
- a CDS encoding aminopeptidase yields the protein MTLANFDVLSQKYADLITSVGVNVQKGQDIVIYADVEQVPLVHKIVDSAYARGANNVMIEWQDIHIQREFLKHASEDSLTNIPAWVSVRAEELMGKHTTRISLISADPDGLGSVDGDRVSAYQQAYQRANQAVRKATMNNDVSWLVVAASGQAWAEKVFPELSGETATDRLWEEIFKITRVGVENDVIADWMAHVNKLKEKAQWLNDLNFKELHYKSAVTDLTVGLAEDHLWEAADSIDKAGNMFVANMPTEEVFTAPDYRNIHGTVTSTKPLSYAGVLINDIKLTFENGHVVEAHASTGEAVLQQLIKTDEGASSLGEVSLVPDPSPISQSGIVFYNTLIDENASDHLALGAAYPFNLKGGTQMDVEARKAKGQNDSLVHVDFMMGSADMDIDGITYDGQVVPVFRNGDWA from the coding sequence ATGACTCTCGCAAATTTTGACGTTTTGTCACAAAAGTACGCTGACTTGATTACGTCAGTTGGTGTTAATGTCCAAAAGGGCCAAGACATTGTTATCTACGCTGATGTTGAGCAGGTGCCATTGGTGCACAAGATTGTTGACTCAGCTTATGCCCGTGGCGCAAACAACGTCATGATTGAATGGCAAGACATTCACATTCAACGTGAATTCTTGAAGCATGCTAGTGAGGATTCTCTAACGAACATCCCTGCATGGGTTTCAGTTCGTGCCGAAGAATTGATGGGCAAGCACACAACGCGTATTTCATTGATTTCTGCTGATCCAGATGGCCTTGGTTCAGTTGATGGTGACCGCGTGTCAGCTTACCAACAAGCCTACCAACGTGCTAACCAAGCCGTTCGCAAGGCAACGATGAACAACGACGTGTCATGGTTGGTTGTCGCTGCTTCAGGTCAAGCTTGGGCCGAAAAGGTCTTCCCTGAATTGTCAGGCGAAACTGCAACTGACCGTTTGTGGGAAGAAATCTTCAAGATTACACGTGTCGGTGTTGAAAACGATGTTATCGCCGACTGGATGGCTCACGTTAACAAGTTGAAGGAAAAGGCCCAATGGTTGAACGACTTGAACTTCAAGGAGCTCCACTACAAGTCAGCTGTGACTGATTTGACGGTTGGTTTGGCCGAGGACCACTTGTGGGAAGCTGCTGATTCAATCGACAAGGCTGGTAACATGTTCGTGGCCAACATGCCAACTGAAGAAGTCTTCACTGCCCCTGACTACCGCAACATTCACGGTACAGTTACGTCAACGAAGCCTTTGTCATACGCGGGTGTGTTGATTAACGACATCAAGTTGACGTTTGAGAACGGTCACGTTGTTGAAGCCCACGCCTCAACTGGTGAAGCTGTGTTGCAACAATTGATCAAGACGGACGAAGGTGCTTCATCACTTGGTGAAGTATCATTGGTACCAGATCCATCACCTATCTCACAATCAGGGATTGTTTTCTATAACACGCTGATTGATGAGAACGCATCGGATCACTTGGCACTTGGTGCTGCTTACCCATTCAACTTGAAGGGTGGTACACAAATGGACGTCGAGGCTCGTAAGGCTAAGGGACAAAACGATTCACTTGTTCACGTTGATTTCATGATGGGATCAGCTGACATGGACATTGATGGTATTACCTACGACGGACAAGTCGTTCCGGTCTTCCGTAATGGAGATTGGGCATAA
- a CDS encoding helix-turn-helix domain-containing protein has product MGTQSLAARINEIRAEKNITIDEIAAAGVSRSQYYRFIRGEASLTAVELWHIETLFSISFSELMDGVAEKPYQLNIGELAKLPDADLIRERERVINAYDAQRFPLGMQVMHVINIILARRQGSDYADDVKALYDDFRKLKSFSLFEMCVTSLIGIDLTPKRFLTLYQKFIESVQVFRDYMPRSLFETSLMIHMTAIQLLIIKPRIPKVANVWLILTAIKNHPVQDSNVELLVLKRYAYLIATFLKTNSMVTEAMMATFLLAARQMGVETLQMNFVSVSLTDAWRKIQDKISQLHAQSLSPVDDIMYDQLSFKPISQTFGELMHQTVRDKGISINRLAELGFSKSKMYRLYEDSQSLMVNDMLDLMRIGGLETGDLDPLLTMLPDKGLDVRYNLYGVQQQMLVETAEELRQKYEQSGHIRDLEGAYELETIVRFQHDTTWIASDDAKMHAKDVADLLRHIDEWHENEYRLVKIGLMDVTEPEELGEWLRRIRHDGNAANHTRVYTDRLIDAVEFAIFRALFEGDWARVKTLVTNAIDANPKREESSRYMAWRWRMASYEIYRRLSDNPVDAIRKLYAYYTNYEVLLGPNTLVDRYISLFDNLWRQYR; this is encoded by the coding sequence ATGGGGACACAGAGTTTAGCGGCACGAATTAACGAGATTCGTGCCGAGAAAAATATTACAATCGATGAAATTGCAGCCGCTGGGGTGTCACGTTCGCAGTACTATCGGTTTATCCGTGGTGAGGCGTCGCTTACGGCGGTGGAATTATGGCATATTGAAACGCTATTTTCGATTTCGTTTTCTGAATTGATGGATGGCGTTGCCGAAAAACCGTATCAACTTAATATTGGTGAATTGGCCAAGCTGCCAGATGCCGACTTGATTCGTGAACGTGAACGGGTGATCAATGCATACGATGCCCAGCGCTTTCCGTTGGGGATGCAAGTGATGCACGTCATCAACATTATTTTGGCCCGACGTCAGGGAAGCGACTATGCAGATGATGTCAAAGCGCTTTACGATGACTTTCGTAAGTTAAAATCTTTTTCGCTGTTCGAAATGTGTGTGACCTCACTAATCGGGATTGATTTAACTCCTAAGCGGTTTTTGACGCTGTATCAGAAGTTCATCGAGAGCGTCCAGGTATTCCGTGACTATATGCCACGGAGCTTGTTCGAGACCAGCTTGATGATTCATATGACTGCAATTCAGTTATTGATTATTAAGCCACGCATACCGAAAGTCGCGAATGTGTGGTTAATCTTAACGGCCATCAAAAATCACCCCGTGCAGGATTCGAATGTCGAATTGTTGGTGCTCAAGCGTTATGCGTATTTGATTGCGACATTTTTGAAGACCAATTCGATGGTCACTGAGGCGATGATGGCGACGTTTTTATTGGCTGCGCGACAAATGGGGGTGGAGACACTGCAAATGAACTTTGTCAGTGTGTCACTGACCGATGCTTGGCGTAAAATTCAGGATAAAATTAGCCAGTTGCACGCACAATCATTAAGCCCAGTTGATGATATTATGTATGATCAATTGTCGTTTAAGCCAATTAGCCAAACGTTTGGCGAGTTGATGCATCAAACGGTGCGCGACAAAGGGATTTCAATTAACCGGTTGGCAGAATTGGGCTTCTCAAAGTCAAAGATGTATCGGTTATACGAGGACTCACAATCGCTAATGGTGAACGATATGCTCGATTTAATGCGTATTGGGGGCTTGGAAACGGGTGATTTAGACCCGTTGCTCACGATGCTGCCAGATAAGGGATTGGACGTCCGTTACAATTTGTACGGGGTGCAACAACAGATGCTGGTTGAAACGGCGGAAGAATTACGGCAGAAGTACGAGCAATCCGGCCACATCCGTGATTTGGAAGGGGCATATGAACTGGAAACGATTGTCCGTTTCCAGCATGACACCACATGGATTGCATCCGATGACGCCAAAATGCATGCTAAAGACGTGGCGGATTTGTTGCGTCACATTGATGAGTGGCATGAAAATGAATACCGTTTGGTTAAAATTGGCTTGATGGACGTGACAGAACCGGAAGAACTTGGGGAATGGTTGCGTCGTATTCGACATGACGGAAACGCAGCTAACCACACGCGTGTTTACACTGATCGTTTGATCGACGCGGTGGAATTTGCTATCTTCAGAGCGCTGTTTGAAGGGGACTGGGCACGTGTTAAAACGCTGGTCACCAACGCCATTGATGCGAATCCGAAGCGTGAAGAATCGAGCCGTTATATGGCTTGGCGCTGGCGTATGGCCTCGTATGAAATTTACCGGCGCTTATCTGACAACCCAGTGGATGCGATTCGTAAATTGTATGCTTACTATACAAACTATGAAGTGTTACTCGGACCAAACACCTTGGTCGACCGCTATATTAGTTTGTTTGATAATTTATGGCGTCAGTACCGGTAA
- a CDS encoding helix-turn-helix domain-containing protein: MEWLLPKKNQERLSLHRYLNAQESNAVLIKDIMADLGWSRYMVLHNVETLRIDCQQIGDGNVPYLTLVDSNRALQIEQLQTISDTALLGYYIRNSLRFDVLMDIFFEVAQSNETIAFRHSSSTTVARVTKVEVNDELAKYDIHISNDYQLVGDERNIRILLFEMLYTAYADQPSPFPDDIRALAAKVEHLVEEHTPMRATVKRAFRIFFGIWMTRIRNGHVISSSEPDVFKPTEDLTANAKMIVGKLQEALQSAYMVNEPWCESELRFGLGSMYSLGLGFGTYRIDNLAPKAAKTFDNIYQDIAKTYEEFFGLSMTEAELAVIRKALFALNLRLLYFRMTGISTQPRKQFSERVYPIHAEFTRRVLERIAPYFDLPHDKIIKALYNEYLNTFVIALDASEILPVVTVTVDLIDMPSLERVLRERIMDWHAVNLNFTKYFTNDTDLYVSNIKLSDQVPGFVWHAIPDPVAVQALLDKLIDITSTRFYQLTGNAATKKNH; this comes from the coding sequence ATGGAATGGCTACTACCGAAAAAAAATCAAGAACGTTTGTCATTGCACCGTTACCTCAATGCGCAAGAAAGTAACGCGGTGCTAATTAAAGATATTATGGCTGATTTGGGTTGGTCGAGATACATGGTATTGCACAACGTGGAAACGTTGCGCATCGATTGCCAGCAGATAGGGGATGGCAACGTACCTTACTTGACTCTGGTGGATTCTAACCGTGCCTTGCAGATTGAACAGCTACAAACGATTAGTGATACCGCATTGTTGGGTTACTATATTCGAAACTCACTACGCTTTGATGTGTTGATGGACATCTTTTTTGAAGTGGCCCAGTCAAATGAAACGATTGCCTTCCGCCATTCATCAAGTACGACGGTTGCCCGCGTAACAAAAGTGGAAGTGAATGATGAACTGGCTAAGTATGATATTCACATTTCGAATGACTACCAATTGGTTGGTGATGAGCGCAATATTCGTATTCTCTTGTTTGAAATGCTTTACACGGCTTATGCTGACCAACCATCACCATTCCCAGATGACATTCGGGCGCTGGCAGCCAAGGTGGAACACTTGGTCGAAGAACATACGCCAATGCGTGCGACGGTGAAGCGCGCTTTCCGTATTTTCTTCGGTATCTGGATGACGCGTATTCGCAATGGTCATGTGATTTCATCGAGTGAACCGGATGTTTTCAAGCCAACAGAAGATTTGACGGCCAATGCCAAGATGATTGTTGGTAAATTACAAGAGGCTTTGCAATCCGCGTACATGGTGAATGAACCGTGGTGTGAGAGCGAGTTGCGTTTCGGCTTAGGATCGATGTACTCGCTTGGCCTTGGTTTTGGGACGTACCGCATTGATAATTTAGCACCAAAGGCGGCGAAAACTTTTGACAACATTTATCAAGATATTGCAAAGACCTATGAAGAGTTCTTTGGCTTGTCGATGACTGAAGCGGAATTAGCGGTGATTCGTAAGGCATTGTTCGCCTTGAATTTGCGTCTGCTATACTTCCGCATGACTGGTATTTCAACGCAGCCACGTAAACAATTCTCAGAACGTGTTTACCCAATTCACGCGGAATTTACACGTCGGGTGCTTGAAAGAATCGCGCCGTACTTTGACCTGCCACATGATAAAATAATCAAGGCCCTATACAATGAGTACCTTAACACATTTGTAATAGCCTTGGATGCCAGTGAAATTTTGCCGGTCGTGACGGTAACGGTGGATTTGATTGATATGCCGTCATTGGAGCGTGTTTTGCGTGAACGGATTATGGATTGGCATGCTGTTAATCTGAACTTCACGAAATATTTCACCAACGATACGGATTTGTATGTGTCAAATATTAAATTATCTGATCAAGTACCGGGATTTGTCTGGCATGCAATTCCAGATCCGGTTGCGGTGCAAGCCTTGCTTGATAAATTAATCGACATCACAAGCACGCGTTTCTACCAACTAACGGGTAACGCAGCCACAAAGAAGAATCATTAG
- a CDS encoding arginine deiminase — protein sequence MEPALQVNSEIGRLRTVLLKRPGDELENITPATMTDLLFDDTPYLKIAQAEHDAFAATLREQGIETLYIEQLVADVLADADIRAQFVAQFIAEQGHQPDTPAFTALMGYLRGFNVTDLVAKLYAGVRVDEFDHRLEQPMRTPFLMQPLPNAYFTRDPQSVIGNGLTINRMTYPVRQVESLLTELVMTHHPRFAGHVNIWRSRDVETCLEGGDVLILNAHTLAVGLSERTEQAAVSELEETLFKSADSQIDTVLMMQIPHSHATMHLDTVFTMVNTNQFTMYPGILADGNEIEMVLARKKSSGEVVLGRRTDLLATLREVTGEVELDLILTGDSDPVAASREQWNDGSNTLTIAPGEVVTYDRNHVSNDLLREHGIIVHEVRSSELSRGRGGPRCMTQPIWRD from the coding sequence ATGGAACCAGCCTTACAAGTGAATTCTGAAATTGGGCGCTTACGAACCGTTTTGTTAAAACGGCCTGGGGACGAATTAGAAAACATCACCCCGGCAACGATGACTGACCTATTGTTTGATGACACACCGTACTTAAAAATTGCCCAGGCCGAGCACGATGCATTTGCGGCGACGTTACGTGAACAAGGTATTGAGACGCTTTATATTGAGCAGTTAGTTGCCGACGTATTGGCGGATGCCGACATTAGAGCGCAGTTCGTCGCACAGTTCATTGCGGAACAAGGTCATCAGCCCGATACGCCAGCATTTACGGCATTAATGGGGTATTTACGTGGCTTCAATGTGACTGACCTTGTCGCGAAGCTATATGCCGGGGTGCGCGTCGATGAATTTGATCATCGCTTAGAACAGCCGATGCGGACACCATTCTTGATGCAACCATTACCAAATGCGTACTTTACTCGTGACCCACAATCAGTCATCGGAAACGGTTTAACGATCAATCGCATGACTTATCCAGTACGCCAGGTGGAGTCATTGTTAACGGAATTGGTGATGACCCATCATCCCAGATTTGCTGGGCATGTGAATATTTGGCGGTCGCGGGACGTCGAAACCTGCCTGGAAGGTGGGGATGTGTTGATTTTGAATGCGCATACGTTGGCGGTTGGTCTATCTGAACGGACGGAGCAGGCTGCGGTGTCAGAGTTGGAGGAAACGTTGTTTAAATCAGCCGATAGTCAAATCGATACGGTTCTGATGATGCAGATTCCGCATAGCCACGCCACCATGCATCTGGATACGGTCTTTACGATGGTGAATACCAATCAATTCACGATGTATCCCGGCATATTAGCTGACGGAAATGAAATCGAGATGGTATTGGCACGTAAGAAATCTTCAGGAGAAGTCGTACTGGGGCGTCGGACGGACTTGCTTGCCACGTTGCGTGAAGTGACAGGTGAAGTTGAGCTGGATTTGATTTTGACTGGTGATAGTGATCCAGTGGCTGCATCACGCGAACAATGGAATGACGGATCAAACACATTAACCATTGCGCCGGGCGAGGTTGTTACGTATGACCGCAACCATGTTAGCAATGACTTGCTGCGAGAACACGGCATCATTGTACATGAAGTGCGGTCGAGTGAACTCTCACGTGGACGGGGTGGACCTCGCTGCATGACGCAACCAATTTGGCGTGATTGA
- a CDS encoding PucR family transcriptional regulator codes for MLQTFMQNWLALPENDISADKSFVNKARAYGVDFGEKYVAVVVEGDKQQLPDERLAFELDYLRRVYVLPADEVDDFLPRLPKRALAGVGMPHDDIKESVKEGIFALAMTHPMVDEMRTLYYEHMMDLATIIDAGVIYPETEQLIHDHLDDEVMLTLWLYATFGQSMCALSDALHVHRRTIQYRLDKIMTVTGLNPRITSEACTLLLAYVRRRTSVIVPALIEQFDRVMMQSERRQVVNS; via the coding sequence ATGCTTCAGACATTTATGCAAAACTGGTTGGCTTTGCCGGAGAACGATATCAGCGCAGATAAGTCGTTCGTGAATAAGGCGCGCGCATATGGCGTCGATTTCGGTGAAAAGTATGTTGCAGTTGTGGTCGAAGGTGACAAGCAGCAACTACCAGATGAGCGCTTGGCATTTGAATTAGATTATTTGCGACGCGTCTATGTGTTGCCGGCAGATGAGGTCGATGACTTCTTGCCACGATTGCCAAAGCGCGCGTTGGCTGGGGTGGGGATGCCACATGATGACATCAAAGAAAGTGTGAAAGAGGGGATTTTTGCACTGGCGATGACTCACCCAATGGTCGATGAGATGCGAACGCTGTACTACGAGCATATGATGGATTTAGCTACCATCATCGATGCTGGAGTTATCTATCCAGAAACGGAGCAGCTCATTCATGATCATTTGGATGATGAGGTGATGCTGACATTGTGGTTGTATGCGACGTTTGGTCAGTCGATGTGCGCTTTGAGTGACGCACTTCACGTCCACCGTCGCACGATTCAATATCGTCTCGATAAAATTATGACAGTAACGGGCTTGAATCCACGCATTACATCTGAAGCGTGCACGTTGCTGCTGGCTTATGTCCGTCGCCGTACGTCAGTGATTGTGCCAGCGTTGATTGAACAATTTGACCGCGTTATGATGCAGAGCGAGCGCCGTCAAGTTGTGAACAGCTAG